The Spirochaetaceae bacterium region ACTTTAGGCATGGCTTTCATGCCAATGCCGGTATCAATACCAGCGTCGATTCCTCAAAGGCCCGGCGGTTTGGCCTGTGGGGCGAAGAACGTGATGGCAGCCCCGAACAATATGCGTGGAACGTTGTTATTGACGCCACCTTTACCGGATTTACTAGGCTAAGCGAGCAATTAGGGATAAGCGGCCGCATCGGTTTTAATTACAGTATCTTCCGCGACCGTCAAGATGGTGATGAAAATTTGGGGCGTTTTGCCCGCGGTATTAGAGACGACCGTATTATCGGCGATATGCTCTTTTTTTGGAACTTAACCTTAATTAATAATGTTTTTTTATGGCAGTTTAGCGGTATTGGCGAGCTGCACGGCCATATTACCTACGATGGTATGCTGGTGCGTAACTATAGGGCCGATTGGCAAAAACCTTACAACGCTTTAGGGCTAGAGCTGGTGTACTACCCCGCTTTTTCTAACAACTTTAGGATTAGAGCCAGCATAGCCGCCGATATTGAAGGGATAATTAATAACTCTAATATCTTCGGCGAAATTTACCGGCCAGAGGCTAACCCGCCGCGCGGTGTAGGCGGCTCGCAATTTGAGATGTTTTTTGGCTTAGAACTTCATTATTAGTGAATAACTAAAAATTAGTGTTAGCAAAAGCGTAACTTTTTTGCCGTTATAGAGGTTGCCGTAAGCAACCTCTTAGCTATTAACTGTTAGTTATTACCTAATTAACCTTTCTTTTATTATTAATAAACCTTTGCAGTTCGCTAATGTTATTAACAATAATTTGCTCGGGCGAAACAATCATTTTACGCTGGCTTACATAAGCATTAAGCACATGGCGTGCAGAATCTACCGAAAGACCAGCCCAGTTGGCCACCGTCTCTACATTAACAGGGATAGCCCGTGCATTTTCGTTGGCAGATTGCGGCGGTAAACCGTCTATTAACATTAATAAAACATCTACCACCTTAGATACATCATCGTCTAGCTGTAATATTTGCAGCTGCCGTCTTTGGTCGTAAATACGTTTAGAAAATAATTTAAGCAAAGCTATACACATAGTAGGGTTATTTTTAACCAAAAGGCCAAGGTTTTCTTTGGTAAAAGAAAGCACGGTACTTTCTTCTAAAGCTATAGCTGTACTGTTACGCGGGTTATCGTTAAGGATAGACATTTCGCCAAAAAAATCACCGGCTTGTAAAATGGCTATCGTTTTTTCGGTATCACCAATTACCCGCATCAGTTTAATGCGGCCGCCCTTGAGCATAAAAAATTTATCGCCTATTTCGTGCTCGCAAAAAATAATATCGCCGGCTTTGTAGGTTATTGCAAACCTATTTAACGAGTTACTTTCCATCATTATCCTCCGTAAGCCTTAATAATCGGCCCTATTTTAGTCTTAAGCGGCGAACCTTCTGCCAGTAAATCGTAAAGTTTTTTATAAAAAATTACGGCCAGCTTTTTATCGTTTAAAGCTTCGTAACTGCGCGCCATCAATAATAAGGCATTGTTAATCAGGGGGGATTCGGGATATTTAGGAAAAAACGCCGACAAGTGCTCGATAACATCTTGATATTTTTTTAAATTAAAAAAGGCCTCACTCATATAATATTCGCTCTGGGCCAAATATGGCTCGAAGCTTTTATCGGTTTCACGCACAATACGGCCAAACTTTAAGATACTCGGCGCATATTTTTTTTGGTCAAACAAAACCTTTGCCTCATTAAATAAAGACTCGGCCTCGCTAATAACGGCGCTGCCGGCAGCTACCACCCCTTTAATTTTAGAGTAAAAACGTTCTTCGGCATCTT contains the following coding sequences:
- a CDS encoding Crp/Fnr family transcriptional regulator — protein: MMESNSLNRFAITYKAGDIIFCEHEIGDKFFMLKGGRIKLMRVIGDTEKTIAILQAGDFFGEMSILNDNPRNSTAIALEESTVLSFTKENLGLLVKNNPTMCIALLKLFSKRIYDQRRQLQILQLDDDVSKVVDVLLMLIDGLPPQSANENARAIPVNVETVANWAGLSVDSARHVLNAYVSQRKMIVSPEQIIVNNISELQRFINNKRKVN